In Cloacibacillus sp., the genomic window AGGATTTTTTCCATCAGATGCTCCGGCTTCACGTCAGAGCAGAGGCCGTACCCGTGGCTGCATATCGAACGGATCATTGCCTCGTCCGCACCGCCGCAAGCCAGCAATTCCGGCGCTTTTTTGCAGTGCTGATCGGGGTAGAGCTCAAAATCTATGTCGTGCAGAAGGCCCACCGTCGCCCAGTAATCCGCTTCGTCCGCGAAACCGGCGTCGTTTGCATACCATCTCATAACACCCTCGACCGTGAGCGCGTGCAGAAGGTGGAACTCCTCTTTATTGTATTTCTTAAGCAGCGCAAGCGCGGCATCTCTTGTCATACATCTTTCCATGATTATCCCTCCATAATTTACTGCGTTAAATTATATATCCAGCAGGCGATGCGTGCAAAGCCTTAATTAGGCGCGCCAGCCTCCTCTTCCTCCGACGAATAGAGGCGGCAGGCGTCGCGGCCCGATTTTTTTGCCTCGTAAAGCGCGGCGTCCGCCTCTTTGTAGAGCTGCTCAAAGCCGGCTCCCGCGTGCGAAAAGGCGACGCCCGCGCTCACCGTTATGCCGAGCCTTCGTCCGTCTGAGGAGCGTATGGCGCGGACCCGCCTGCAGAGAGCCTCCGCTTTTGCGCGCGCCGTCTCTTTTGCCGGCAGGTTCTTCATCAGCACGATAAATTCGTCTCCGCCGATGCGTCCCACTACGTCTGAGGCGCGAAAAAGCTCTTTCATGATTTTCGCGGCGGAATCAAGCACCAAGTCTCCCTCAAAATGGCCGAACTTATCGTTTATCTCTTTAAAATAGTCAATGTCGATAACAAACAGCGCGCACATGCCGTCCGATTCGCGGTCAAGCAGAAATTCCGAGATGCGGTCCGCCGCGGCCCTGTGATTGAGAAGCCCCGTCAGAGAATCGCTTTCCGCCTTAGTCTGAAGTTCCGCTATGTTTTTCTTTTGACCGTCGACGTTCACCATTCTTCCAACGACGCGCCGCACCGTTTTATTTGAGTCAAGTATCTTCGTAAATTCCAGCCTCATCCAATTTTCACCGCTCGTAGAGTGACGCAGCCTGAACTCAACGCAGTTTTC contains:
- a CDS encoding hydrolase, producing the protein MERCMTRDAALALLKKYNKEEFHLLHALTVEGVMRWYANDAGFADEADYWATVGLLHDIDFELYPDQHCKKAPELLACGGADEAMIRSICSHGYGLCSDVKPEHLMEKILFAADELTGLIGAAALMRPSKSVQDMELKSLKKKYKDKKFAAGCSRDVITQGAEALGWELDALLEKTLEAMRSCEESVAAELETIK